A window of Schistocerca cancellata isolate TAMUIC-IGC-003103 chromosome 1, iqSchCanc2.1, whole genome shotgun sequence genomic DNA:
TTGTCTTCCAGAGGTGCAGCTTATAATCTGAATATTGTAATACACACTATGAGGGtaatttgaaaagttctcggaatcaccacaagaggtcagagCTAGCGCAactagttgttcacatgatattcaccggactgttgcctgtaaagaagtgccatgtcagtgctcttggaagagaactgtggcagtgacgtggctctgttgttgctcctgcatagtgatttgcgaagatggaaaaaaaataaataaataaataaataaataaaaaatcaagatTCGTGCAGTGATTAAGTACTACGTAAAGAAAGGTATCAAAGCAGTCTCACTACTCTAGAaatcaaaatggtcatggaggatcgctgatGTAAAGTACGTGAAATTTCTCACACTTGCCTGATGTCATCTGacagggtatatcacattttaactgaagaattagaaatgaaaaaattatctgcaagatcaaTGCCGCGACTCTTGATGCGCACCCGCACACATGCCGTTGCCAtggaaaaattacacgaactaagttatgaattgttgccacacctgccttattcacttgatatggctccgtcagacttctatctcttaccaaaactgaaaatttttcttggtggacaaagattcacttcaaatgaagaattgatggtcagagttgacaactattttgcaggcctggaggtaactcattttcaagatgggatcatgacactggaacatcgttggaccaagtgcattactctacaaggagactacattgaaaactaaaaaaagtttcagtgatgtaggtatttttttctattccgttccagaacttttcaaaccaccctcgtaccaaCACAGGTTAAACTCTATACAGTACAAGTAGCATGAATATTAAGATTTACTTACTATGAGGTACCTGGAATGCTTCCTCCAGCTCTTGACACACAGGATTGATAACAATGAGAAACGCCAATATCAAATGGATACCCATAAGGATATTTGCACATATGATCAGATATGACTTGTTGACAGACAGAGTGATATTAGCGCTGACAAGATCACCATAAACAATATATCCAGCAAGTGCCACAGGAAAGTACAGCATCAAAATCactgtgaaaaaaaagaagaagatgagacaaactttttaaaaatttcagctatAACTGGAATTAATTTCACACATTCATAAAATCTGTGCAGTAATTTGCAGATTTCTGTCACTGAAGGATTGTAATCTACAGGTTTCTTTCTTTCTATAGCAGAGAAAGCCTACAACAATTGTTTCAACATCTGCTCCATTAGGGTCCTCCACTCCAGCACTATATCTTCTCATTGTTGCAATTACTCCACTGTTGCAGCAATTACTCTAACATAGATATTCACTAGTCCCCTAATTTCGGCTACCATCTAGTCGCATTCTTGCCTTTCACTGTGTCCTCTCGTGTTGGTTTTAAGTTCTTTCCCCAAACCTTTCCCATTCTGATGTTCTAtctacattttttccttcttctttgcaCACTGACCCCTCACTCTTCTTACCACCAGTAATCTACTGTTTCACTACTATTGTGTGTGCTATCTAATTGATATTCTCAAACTTTCCAATACTTCCTTGTGACCTCATTTTATCATTTATCTTCCCCTTCTTTCTACTGTCACTATTCTTTCCTCTCCTAGATACTTTAAGTTTGCGATTTATTGCTAATGTGTACTCTAAAGTCTGCAAGTGTTTCCATCTTTCTGCATGCATTTCATTACTTTTAtatatgttaaaggtcagttttcAGTCTTCTCATCCTGTGCTAATGACCACCAAGTCTCCCAGCATATGACTATGCTGTCTGCAAATGAGATCTAAGAGCTAGAAATGTGGTATCAACGGTGGGTGAATCAACACCATGGACATtagacattagcgagggctcacTGCCACCCGCAACAAAGTATGGGAGGTGCCCTTGCAGGCCCCACCTCCTCTTTCAGCATAACAGCACACTCATGCTGAGGTCAATACAGAATTGAGCTAGAAAGAGCTCTCCTCATTTTGAGACATCAGCTACAGCACTCAGTTTCAGATGAATAtatacttttgacaatgttgaacattgtactccAAGAGAACAGTTTTTTaactagtgcatcaagtgatgctttgcggGTAAGTTATCCAATACTCCTGtcgcaaagaagtgtgtcaaagttaggtacatgttttattcatttacttaataAAGGGAACTAATATTTCTTGTGTTCTAGTTTGATATGCCATCTCACCAAGCAATCGAAGAACCCTCGGTTAAGACTGGACAAAAGTAGTTTCGCCTAGTCATAACAAGAAACATTGTctatcagatcatttatatatgaaaTATTTAGAATGTTTTAGTAACCAAAAGTGATTTGGATTGCTGCCTAGCCTGAGTATCAATACGGAAGGAAAGTCAGACACATGTACTTCGTACCAAGGCCACATCCTGCTCCCTTGGACACCACCTTGAGTCTGTCCACCAATGCAACATTGTCTGTAAGGATTCAGGCCCCACACTTGTCTGACAGTTCTCACTGTTCTCTGAGCTTTCAGTACCTGCCACTGATGGCAGAGTGGTCAGCCTTTTTTGTCTCACAACTAGAGTTGTAGAACTACTTTAGGCTACATCAGACTATCATAAGTGAAAGTAGACTACtgcagttttcctagtagcttttgtCAGTTAAGATCGTACCATTTTACCTGTATGTTAGATGTGCTGTATACCTATCGGGTATTACCTTATAACTATCACTCTCTTTACGtatgcaatcagtgtcttactagattcccctataaACCAGGAGTGGTGAATTGTCTACGAACTGAGGATATGGGCCACGTAACTTACATAAAATTTTTGTTCTAGATAGTTATCCTCTTGTTTTCATGAAACACATTTCCAGTTGCAAACATGGGCAACCTAcagcataatggaatgacgaaattgaaaatttgtgtagagctgacaaggggaaggcctgagacacggccaaccgattcgactcaaatttggcaggttgcttgtgtacaacctaaaacgaagaattctaagatattttgggtcaacaccccagcaattttgagaaaatcacccctaaaagttatgacgagcaatggactcaaaattggagggatcgatagataattgtgaatagagcatttttcatcatcaggtatggggtccgcaaacgcttctgtacccacacggtaaacgcttttcgccaatAGCGCAATGgctaaggtaactggctgggaatcggagaacccgtgTACGAACCTCGAAGAAACctagtggatgttattcttttcgtttgtatttttccatatctcaattgatagggataggagggttaataaggttggtaaatcaataaggaatgataataataaggtaggcaaactaatttcccaaatgccgtgagttagtaaagtattaaacttttaagccttgtcacatgaaaacaactacgAATAAGAGTGCTTCGAATTCCTcatgagggatcacagatagccaactgtGTGACGCtcgtttacagcgaggcacgggacagaatgcacgcggggagagttatgttgtcctggTTGCCTCTTCGTCTTATCATAGTTGTGAATCTGGAAGAGAGAAGGTGTTCAGCACGActcttatagaagtcaatcggaaagagttgttttccatcATTAGGCTGCTGcaaacctcgcggatacatgtagtgatttttccatcattaatgtgccgaatgaaataagttttgtgaatgaatacagtgttattCTGTAATTAACATATgatgagtactgtatgtagtttgtagtaattagctcgtctgtttatgccgtggTAACTAGTTATTATTtgttgtcatatctttcaggtgcataatctgagtaatggaggatgtacacccttcaactagcgctgtaatatatagttgggagcctgtcacagacgatggcaagtgGGAAGTTACCGtcactgtgttttggtttgtaaaagtgatgCAATACAGATGCATTATCAGTGCACTACCGAAAGCAGCCAGGTCTGTTTCTCGgtgttccagattgataggagcagCTATCATCGagagatttttggagctgacgaatgaAATGACTTTTCtcgatactgaagtactataccatgaagacgaagcaggtgattcagtggaagatatcccaaCTAGTggatcgcaaaatggtcataacacttcggAAATCTctacgtcactgggaatatgtgctacatctgttcccgatgagtattatgaACCGGTTATTAAACGATTTAACTACAgggctataccccttgaagtaaaagttaaGGCAGTAGCACTAGCAGGAATCATCCAAATAGAAACTTACAAACaatgcaaaagaatggagcaacaacagccctgagaAGGAAGGAGGACTTGAAATTttgggaaagtgatatcgttaaaggagggacaagatacgacaagtaccaggcgataaataagtggacatacgaccaaTTTGTCATATCTCGTTGacataacgagaatgtaacaaccagaatacttcaggagtgggctgcaggtgcagctcTCCAGTATACGCCCAACAGAGATTTTACATTTgttgcatcattatcttgggcaagaaatttcaaatcagagtataaaattcgtcaacggcacgtcactaaataagTCTCTCATAaagaggtacaaaatatagaagatatacagaaaatgGCGGCTCTTTTCAACATGCAAATGGtggtgatcaacaccgatcaaacatgaTGCGAGTATCACgggaacattcgacgcacgttattgCATAAcagagaaaaacgaacccttgtcccagttggtagtaaaaacataCTAACATATTCTTACATGGCGCAATATGCCATTACTGCCTCtgaaaaagtgttgcctaaggttttcctgtgtttacaagaaacaaatgttacatttggtcctcggcttatagaagaggtcaatcgtttaaccgactagttgaaaaatgtttacattacctgctccaaatccgggaaactgatgaatgcgatttacagaacaattcttgagaatgttttaaaaccatacatttctgataacaagttttgtcaagtattggattcctggagtggacaaagtaatactacaatatatggcacaatgtttatagatggcgagggtcagacgacgtgcacagtaaaagtaataccgccaaactgcacacctgtgtgtcagccgtgtgatgtttatttctatcatcaggttaaaaactttatttccaggcttcagaattgcagtgtgcttctggaaacccagcaggAATTGCACAAccacacggatgcaataactacttacagcataattcataaccaactttcagcaccgatttttcaggcaatgatattgtatgcatggtacgcatcaaaataaattcccgaaaaagacatatttttaaatgtaaatcaagtttgttttctgccgactcttcggaaggaacagtgtagccttcgaaagattgcattcactagatgttcttggtgccgtgagtatatttgtttcaaatttttatatgacaagtaccatccatctagttgtttgaCGAACAGTGAGGACacataacagtgactggaagagccattgtaaagtgatctggagtaacattttagttgtttactaccccaagaggtttgagaaatttatttgcctaccttattatcatcattccttattgatttacttaccttattaaccctcctatccctatcaattgagatatggaaaaatacaaactaaaagaataacatccactaggtttcttcgagattcgaacccaggttctccgattcccagccagttaccttagcCGTTGCGCTATCAGTGCTGTCGGCAAAAAGTGTTTACCACATGGGTACagaagcgacagttgtaaaagtttctttcctcgatttctggaatagtatgcgtttgcggaccccatacctgatgatgaaaaatgctctatttacaattatctatcgatcccaccaACTTTTAGGGgtcattttctcaaaaacgcgggggtgttgacccaaaatattttagattccttcgttttaggttgtacacaagcgacctgccaaatctgaaccgaatcggttggccgtgtctgaggccttccccttgtgataCTCGAACCCCTATTTCCTGCTTGTTGTGAGCAGTCACCATAACAacttaggctatctgagcacgatCGACAGCCAGGCTCAAGCTTTCATATGTCATTGTCCATCTACCTACAACCTCATACATTCATACAGTCCAATACATATTTCCAATGTTGTCATTTCATTATATGGCTgaaggttgtccatatttgcaactgcaaatacatttcatgtatttcatagcaGCTTTGGACACGCATGCATTGCTATATCATGTACACCTGTCtgttatgaaaaaataaacaatatttatagcaaaattgacattttcaatgtttaattcaggttttatctgAAAATCTATAACATTCAACAGAGGTACattgcagtaaaaataaagaaaacaatacagatgcaTCAGTGGTTGCTTGATTGCTTCAATACtttgtcgaacttatataaaacaggTTTTTATTATTTGTAACAACTTTCGTATTTATCAATAACAAGAGGGAACTTTAGTTTTTGATCATGATGAAAAAGTTCTATTGAGTACaagataacaacaataattacatatatatttttttatatttgagccTGTGAACCGTGCTCGTAGCAAAAGTAACTGCTCTGGTGACATAAAAGTGCATATGCTacacgatcaactaatttttattacttataaaatctaTATGGATAATAAACACGCAAtgcactaacactgaatgatgtccAGTTCTAATTAGGTGCAAAACAAGACAGATGCCATCGGCTCACAGTTACTCTGTTAacatttctttccctaccaatgctaccaatactaacaGAAATCTTACCATTTAccacatcatttatgtactgtacctaaACTGTCcaactgtagttttggtagagcacaacCCTACTCACAGCTGTGTCTTGCCCCCGAATCTAATTGCACTGTGGACTAAGAGGGCCAGTTTTTGAATTGAAGGATCACTGGAGACCTCATCACCACTGACACCAAAAATACTGCATCTAGTAAAGCACAGTGGGGTTCCAACCAGTATTTGAATTGATAACTTTGTCATAGAAGGCATGAGAGCTGCAAAGAAGCTCTGACTTCTCAGCAACAAGTCAAAAGAATCTCTACTGAATGGAGGTAATCTCCTCCCACTCTACCAAATATTCAGAGAAAATAGCTTACATTAAGGTGCACAGTAAAACTTAATGACATTGAAATGCATTCATAAAAAATTTCTGGtgtgataaataattattgttCTTACCAGAAAAACCAACTACAATGCTCGTGgaaaatttgcttttatttatcATGTCATTTTGAATAGTAGGAAATGTTGATGCTccaccaaatgaaaacaaaattgtgcCAAATGCAAGGAAAAACCTGTGGAAACTATGAGGTTTATGGAGCACTGGATATTTATTATCCATTCCGTCTATTACTATCTGAGAGAAGATGAAGACACATGCAAATGCTGTGGTAAGCAGAGCACCAACACCTACAATGCTGAAAAAGAAAGAGCATTTATTACAATGCAGCTGCTGCAAGGAAAATGTTATATATTACCACAAGTTAGAATGTACAGAGTGAATTATGTAATGATGAGTTACTGTACATGTAAGACATTATTGCCATGCTACCCTCTCAAAAAAATTATCTCACAACTAATTTCAAATGACACGGCTGTAGTGCAACTAAAAATTAAACAATATAATTATACTGTATCAGATAGTAAAGAAACTGAACACATTGTGATAGTTACAAACAATTTCGCATTTCTATTGATTACAGTCATCATTTATGGACTAAAGCTGGTACAGTCTTATCCATGAACTATTGTTGAATTCATAATTACTGAACTCTTTGGAGGTCTCAAGTTATTGCCCCTCTCTGGCCCTTTAACCCTTATTCACATACCTGTAAAATACACAACTGAAATGATTCATCTCCCACCCATCCACTGGTGTATCCATTCATACAACTATTCCAGTCATGTCATGAGGACATCAGcacatttcataacaaaaaaaaGGCAGTGGAACATGTGATAAGACACCATATTCTTTACCAAATTTGCTGTAACCACTGCATAGCTTTCTGTGTGGTGGTGACCGTGAACCTAAGCAAATAATCGCTATCATGACAATGTGGCCAGGAGTAAGATATCAACTAGTTGTAGAATATGCTGCTCAGCACAAAGTGAGCAATTTTAGCAGCTGCTTTACAAATCATGGCAACTGGAGCCTTGTTTATCTTCattctacatcccccccccccttttcctcctcTCAATAATGATTTCACATGACTCCCAACTGCATATTCTAAAATTCTCTCAGCCTAAGAGCACACATCTTACTGTCTTCTTTGGACTACTGCTGCTTCAACATACTATTTATTGTCTCCTTTTTACTATAATTTGCCCCCTCTGACTCCTATGTGCAGCACTGCAAGTACTGGAGCTGCTCCTTCTCATATATTGTTACCATCCTCTGtactctccctctccttcccttcccACCCACACACTCTCCTTAGCcaccccttccacctttcagcattCCCCATATCTCACAATTTTTGCATCtggatctacatctatactctgcaaaccaccatgaagtgcatgacagagggtatgtcccattgtatcagttattacagtttcttcctgttccattcacatatggagtgccagaagaatgactgactgaatgcctctgtgagcagtaattattctaaccttattctcatgatccctgtgCAGATGATAGCTtggggactgtagtatattcctagagtcaccatttaaagctgaTTCACAACGTGTTCTTATGTTCCGATTAGAATAGAGTTTAGTGATACCTCTGTCTTTTTCATTTTTCCATTGATATTCCTCTATTAACAGTCATTTTATGCAAGAATTATATGTCATTTTGTCCTTCCTCTTGTGTAAAATGTTTTGGAGATAAAATAGCCCTCCAATCAATTCTCCGAGTGGAGACTACTCAAGGAGATGATGTAATCAGATAGAAAAAAAATCTGGCTTTCTATCAGTTGGAGTGTAGAATCTAGGACTCATTAACCTTGTTGGTTGGTCGGAGGACTTGAAAACATGGTGGCAGATGTAAAGAAGATACAAAATACAGAGTGTCAACTGTGACAAAAGCTTTTCTCAAAAATGGAAATATATTAACATTGGAAATAAATTTATGAGTTAGAAGAAAGTCTTTGCTGAAAGTATTTCTTGGAGtgcagccttatatggaagtgaaagtcAGACAATGCTAGTGCAgataagaaaagaacagaagctttttaaatgtggtgctacagaagaattctggagACTAAATGAGTTAGATCAAATAAtttatgaagaggtactgaatggaatcgtAGAGAAAATGAATTTACAACAAAACTTGGCTAAAAGTTGTTTCATACgacacaaatttttaatttgattATGGAGGAAAGCTTGAGAATAATTACTGTAGAGGATGGCCAAGGCTTAACTACAGCtgacaggttcaagtggatgtaggttacaatatctacacagcgATGACAAGGCTTACGCAGGATAGACCtgatgcatgaaaccagtctttgcacttaagaccacaacagcaaGATGTAATGATCTTACCTAAAATCTTTTGGTGATTCCAACCACATTGCTGGAGTTAGTATGATGCAAATAACCAGGAACCAGACACAGAAGTTGACTCTTGTTACAAAATCTTCCAGCAGTTCCTGCACCATTTGTGATGCAAGTAACAAGTATACTGTACCAGCACCAAAAAGGGTGAACTGTATGCATCCTGATACCAgcaagctgaaattaatttttactttACTGTTAAAAATAATAGTaagttttctattttattttcagtttggaaTATAATTATATTTATGGCCAAAACACAAATGTAGTAAGTAAAATTCTATCCCTGATATGGTGTATCTTATTATTAATGCAAGTACTTTCATAGGATTAATCCACTGTCTTAGGGTATTTTAATATGCACATTTACAGTCACACACTTCAAATCAGTCAGAAAATATTACATCAAAATGATTTCATGTTATACAGTCTTCAAATTTACTTAAAAGCAAATGTTGTGACATGGTTAAGGTGTTTCCATTTTGTGCATAATATTTCGAAGACCAATatagctgtcttcttcaggtgctacgagttttgctgttatgtgtatttGCTGCCTGGCTCCAACTGGTAGGACTTCAGGTaccaagtacacataacagcagaactcgtagcacctgaagaagacagctgtACTGGTCTTCAAAGTAGTGTGCATAAAATGAAAAAACAACAACTTAGCAGAACACCCACAAGTACACCATTAATCAGTCATGTCAAAATAACGTGAGAGATCACATAAGTGTTTTTGTTGGATTATAGGCTTCCAAGTGAGTTCACTGATGTGAAATACATATTCAGCTGAATAGCCTTCAGGCAGTGAAACACATGGTTCAGTGGCTGCTCTAGAATGCAGTTAATGATATTTTATTTCACTATCATAAGTAGGATTTACAAATCAAATGTGTGATGTAATGTCATTGCCAAAGAAAACAATATTTATCCACTTTCTATGTAAATTAGGATTCATGTAATTATACTGTTGTAATATGAAACCTTCTTCCCAGTGTCAAATTAAGTGTTGATTTTTCTATAAACAGATCCCAGATAGACATATTTATAGTAAGAGCAAAAGAATTGCAGTACATGGTTTATATACAGTGAATTTTCCCAGTAtgtttggattttttttcttttttttccagactGAAGAATGATCCATGACATGGCATCTTAGTATTTAAACAGAGCTTTCTGAAGGGTCACATGCAGCAGTCAAGATGTGACAGGGTAAATCATGTTCCATGGTGGAAATGTGGCACTCAGTTACAAGTAATAATAGTGGTTCTCCTTTAACGAATACCTGATGCTTTCCTATGTGAAGGAAATATACAAACCTTGTCTTCCGGCCAACAGCTCTGTAAGCAATAGTAGCATAGGGATTCCTGACAGGTGTTCTGTACTCTGGATACCTTTCTTCTAAAATTGCCCAACAATCTCCAAGGCGAGCACCACCATATGCAGAATTAATGCAGAATATTATGACAAGTATAGGCCCAATCCATCCTAAAACAAAGACATGCAGTTTTAAATAacagtaatttaatatgaaaattacTTGCAAAATGTGGATATTGCATAAACAAATTACTATCCACAAACAAGATTCCTTACAATATCTTGGTCGCTACTGACAGAGAATGAGAAAGAAAGAATGAGTGGAAAAGATTGCAAACCAAAGAACACAGATTCATGAAAATAAGCacgttattgattgaatactgaTGGCTGAATATTTTCAGTTACTTGCTTTTTAGGTCATATATAGTTATTTTCATTACTGTTGGTGCCAGTCAGACAGTAGACCTACCAGAGCTGTAAGTTCTGCATCATTTCACATGGAGACTCTGACTTGTTCCCATCTGACAAGAAGCATGGAATGTTTAAGTAAGTGGATCGAGCTGACTGCCTTCTGTTTTCATCGGTAGTTTTTGATACATTTTgatacaaaaatattcagtaagTATCATATTTGTGTTTGTTTCAGTGGGAAAATTGTTTAAAATCCACTGTTATATTTTGATCGCAAGAGAATAAAATGTACAAATTCACAGCAACAAATTATGTATAAAACTAGCTTTGTGGTTAAAAAGATATAAGCAGATGATGTTTTCTAAGAGGCTGGTGCTGTTGGAAAGTATAAAAAGGTTTGATGATTTCAACTTAATTTAAAGTAGCAGTAATATTGTTAGTTTCGATGTAACAAGCACAAAAAATAAATCAAGTACAATGAAATACCCGTTTTTCAAAGTAGCAAGAAAAAATTATTTGTTCTGGCCAACTGCATTAAAGAAAATGTTTTACTGTGATTAAACTTGCAATGATTCACATGCAATCTACAtttccacaaataaaaaaaaagatcattAAAAAATTAGACTTTTTGAAACAAGTGCTATACATCTGATCTTTACTTTGATGAACAATGACTGACAAAAAAAGTCAAGCAAACAGAAGAcattatacacatacacacataggtGGGTATATAAATGAATACAGTTGCACTACCTTGACAAGTAAtatgaccaccagagtgcattagtgtttttcATGATTAGTgttcctggtagggtatataagggtcaCGAACAGTACCAGATGTCAAGTGATCATTGTGAAGATCACGAGGAATTGGTGAACACGTGTGATACAGCAttaccagcacctgacagagtttgagagGAGTCTtgttgtgggcctccatttggccaCCTGGTTGAACCTTGCAATATACAGATTTGTGGGCATTTGGATGAGAGAGTGGTCCAGTACATGCAAACATGTGGATTACTTGTTATCAGGGTTCCTGCTGACCACTTCTGACCAGCACAATGGAGGATGGCCATGTTGTGCACCATGCACATTGAAACCCCTTCACAGTAGCACCTGCCATTTCATTACAAGTAATGGACCTTCTGTGATATTCTGTGGCATCCCACACCATTGGACTGGGATTAGCAGCAGCTGGACTTGGGAATAACAATCACATGCGAAGATGTTgtgatgtcatttttcaacaagataatgctagtTGTCACACATCCCATGGCTCTGTGAACTTCATTCATGATGTTGATGTACTCCTGTGACtaccaagatccccagatctgtcctcgaCAGAACTTTTGGGACCAGCATGGGTGTCAACTCTGTCCTGGTGTCAGTATACATGATATCAAGGATCAATTACAACCATTGTGTGGCAGCTTCCTTAGGGGAGGATACAATGTAGCTGCCAGCCAAATCAGtgacatgcatccaggccagaggaggtgcaacttcatactgataaatgaaatcatattgccaagttctttgtaaatttgactcagttttgtgATCACTGGAATAACTTCACAAACCTTCCCAAGCCATTATGCTTCATTTCAAAGAGCCAAATGGTGATTTTCAGAAaggg
This region includes:
- the LOC126170933 gene encoding uncharacterized protein LOC126170933 isoform X2, whose amino-acid sequence is MSVSRVDHTDEEININNKLGFGNTPSEDRYGSTGVSDGAKKGLTVLSTAIFIAGEMAGSGVLALPRAVVDSGWIGPILVIIFCINSAYGGARLGDCWAILEERYPEYRTPVRNPYATIAYRAVGRKTSLLVSGCIQFTLFGAGTVYLLLASQMVQELLEDFVTRVNFCVWFLVICIILTPAMWLESPKDFSIVGVGALLTTAFACVFIFSQIVIDGMDNKYPVLHKPHSFHRFFLAFGTILFSFGGASTFPTIQNDMINKSKFSTSIVVGFSVILMLYFPVALAGYIVYGDLVSANITLSVNKSYLIICANILMGIHLILAFLIVINPVCQELEEAFQVPHKYNWKRCLLRSIMMLTMLFIGESIPKFGKILSLVGGSTITLMTFVFPSFFYMKLCDQKSVEWTERYIPIHHRIYMWELILIGVLGGAAATYSAILDIFGAGSMTKPCYVSWKH
- the LOC126170933 gene encoding uncharacterized protein LOC126170933 isoform X1 — its product is MREYVRYQATASRDPIWTRVSDDPQREQLSDGNRNRENTPSEDRYGSTGVSDGAKKGLTVLSTAIFIAGEMAGSGVLALPRAVVDSGWIGPILVIIFCINSAYGGARLGDCWAILEERYPEYRTPVRNPYATIAYRAVGRKTSLLVSGCIQFTLFGAGTVYLLLASQMVQELLEDFVTRVNFCVWFLVICIILTPAMWLESPKDFSIVGVGALLTTAFACVFIFSQIVIDGMDNKYPVLHKPHSFHRFFLAFGTILFSFGGASTFPTIQNDMINKSKFSTSIVVGFSVILMLYFPVALAGYIVYGDLVSANITLSVNKSYLIICANILMGIHLILAFLIVINPVCQELEEAFQVPHKYNWKRCLLRSIMMLTMLFIGESIPKFGKILSLVGGSTITLMTFVFPSFFYMKLCDQKSVEWTERYIPIHHRIYMWELILIGVLGGAAATYSAILDIFGAGSMTKPCYVSWKH